TGCCTTGCTCAATTGTGATCTCAAGAGGTTTTCAATGAATAAATGtggatgtaaaatgtaaaaataattatcttACTTAAAAAAGTCATATTTTCCCTGCAGGtggcaaataaataaaaggtatGGCACTTCAGGTGCAAGTATTTTCAAAGATTGCAAATGATGGCACTGTTTTCATGATGAAAGTTGTatacaaacaaatgtatacaaAGTTATCACAGTATTCCActtaaaaacacaacatgtatcaatgtacacatttaaactATGCAATGTCAGCATAAAAGCTAAGCACGAACTTAGATaaacagagaaatgtgtttgtgtacactaactatggataaaaaaaataataaaaaaggcaAGAACAATTAATGTTTGTCACCGTCATCATCCTTGACAAAAAAGGAAGAGCAGTTTTCACAAACCACTGCTCTTATGCTTTTCCTATGCCACCTGCTGTTGGTAGGCGGTGTAAGCCTACACATTTTTAGCTTCAACTACAGCGCCTACGGAGGATATTCATTTTCTCTGCATATTGTTACGTTATTGACTTAgtttataatttaataaatatatagttTTTTCCATTAATCTAAAAATAATGCCACCtaatgaaaaagcaaaaaacTATGTTTTTAGAATTTGtgctaatttattgaaaatgaaaaagtgAAATACCGCATGTACAAGTATTCAGTATTCAGAATTCTATTAGGGTATTCAGACCCTTGCCCTAATAGAATTCAGCTCAGATGCAATGTGTCCTTGGATAATCCTTGACATGTTTCTATAATTTGAGTCTACCTGTCAACTggttggacatgatttagaaagacaCAAAGCTGTCTATgaaaggtcccacacttcagaGTGCATGTCAGAGTACAAGCCAaaccatgaagtccaaggacctctctgtattccTAAAGAACTGTGTAGAGGCAAAGACCTGGGGAAGGGTATAAAAAAAATGGCTATAGCATTGAAAGTTCTCAGGAGCAAAGTGGGCTCCATCACTGTGAAATGGTAGAACTGTTACCCCAAAGACTCTTCCTAGAACTGTCCGTCTGGCCAAACCAAGTAACCAAGCAAGAAGAACCTTGGTTGGGGAGGTGACCAacaacccaatggccactctaaaagagcttcagagtttctctgcataGAGTGGAAAATCAGATAGAAGGACAACTATCAGTCACACTCTATTAATCTGGCCTTTATGACAGAATGGCTAGATAGAAGCCACTCCAAAGTAGAAGGAATATGACATGCCGTCTGGAGGGCTATTGCAACCATGAGGAAgaagatgagaccaaaattgaacTATTAAGTCTGAATGCCAAGCGCTACGTCTGGAGAAAACAACCGCTGGACTAACTACTATTCCAGTTTAGTCTGGTAAGGATAAGGGAGGAGACATGTGGTGTCattgtttacatttcagtctTTTAAACATTAGAGACAGAATTCTACACACTGTACCTTCAATATTGTACTATCCTTGTGGAGATCCCAAACATTCAAAATCTTATTTTATGCTTGAATAGTAAtgctttttaaacaaatattctTATGGTATGGTCCTTGTGGGGATTTTGGTCCTTACTGGGACAGTgaaatgtacacacatacacaagtacTGCCATTATCtagaatatttaaatatcaAGATTTACACCAAAAACGGTAATGGTAAAAGACCTCTAGTTGCGACCATAGAAAATACATAATTAAGTCGTATGCCTACGGCAGCTAGACAACTAAATGCAATGTTCTTTCATATTCACTAGACAGCCTGCTACTGTTACACCTAACATAATGCTATCCAGGTCCTCTAGTACCACCCGCATCTACAATGATCATAGAAAGTTAGACTGATAGgttaaacatttgaataacaaCTTTCTGGACTGGATAGCAGTCGCACAATATTCTGTTGCGCAGGATCTTTGAATGCATCCAGTACGTACCGGTTGGATTTAACGTGGCTCTgcaaccatagacataataaagtgtagacgccgcatcgaccgctactacctactggcgctgacgagccgtgggaccgccatcttggaccggtccgccactccactcaatgtaatctgttttggcaggtgaaacgagctgtcagcgcatttaattaatcatacctcagtgaataccttttTTTTGCTGCAAGGGTCATatatgtagctatgatacaggacacatggttcgacgtattttaatattcatagttttagattcatcaaaactgtgaacataatccccaaaaagggagaaaaacaggaacatttccagtttgactgtcattctgattgaaacacctaatgtgtaaatagtggcagtaaagtcagaaatatatatttctctctctctcatttcacagcccccatcccaacatacacacatgggtcccagtctaaaatagcaggatgaaatgaaaagtgacagtttttatttaaactgcacatttactttgttgaaactcccttgaaaagtctgcaaacttaattaatgtagcaattttcaaaacacagttacaagtgcttttcagaacccagagggaaagagatcagggctaagacaatcacaaacacaatgacttaatgtaaagataaatttaattatacacaagctcacaaacccagtgtaaggcaaatgtgaccaacatttggattcctggagacacacaccatgaggctagagttcatgaaacacaaacagaggtatttacagacccaccaacacttacagcagtattcacatagaatgtgacagaccactgttttcaggcagttttaagccattgctttcagtttcagtgttaatcttgtcagaatgatgacagatatgacataaagatactatgtgtgatgagtaaggttaaagtacagatataaagcttagaattagtttttggatgctggaatttaggattaaagtcttgaactgtcgtggaaccacacacatgcacacgctctaaaagccctgaaagaggacagttcttcctcgtgctccctttctgcagttcaagagaggtgagtttggtaatgtggtgcagccttattttgagaaacacagacacaaccaatgacaacaagtcagaatgatggttgtcgatgccaaacggagtctcctcaatgtgttccccaagcagtaaaacatcctccgttccaatctcctcccggacgatgtctgtgactgtcgacaccttaggagctggcattggggaagcttggcggatcaccctctctgcagcactcagcaccttattaaaataataataataatacattatatttatatagtgctttacacaggtgagacaccacactgaaccatcaggcggcggaagatggcctggaagtgccgatggattgttattccagcctccttatatggaaaacaggcacacaatacatacattactcacaagacaaagatattcattaggtatattttcaaaattgtaattaaaagaacaccaactctacctgacgctctgattgaattaaataggaactccaagtgatcttggctggacctgtaggtgagcacataccgctgaactaaataataagcttgtttgaaaaccattctactatcagatgttctgttgcctttattttaggtggggtgggtatgagacatgagaggtaacttactttcgttagggtgaattacacgtgaataatacacagtgttgggcaagttacttggaaattgcagtgagttaagctattagttactctgtcatgaataaagcttcactacacaaaagctaccacccagtcaaatgtagcaagctaggtaacacaaacacagcagtaggctagttcattacataggaagctactttaagttgtgctaatttcacatgacaagaaaagtagcttgtATGGtcaagctacttggtaaataaaggagttactactactgaaaagttacttgattctggaaatagtgaagctaccaccaaaatactaagttactagctaagctagtactgcccaacaatgataatgccgtcttttatttatgtaaatatataattagctggccaatgttataccagtaatatttgctttatttctacaatagcatttttgagtcagttgtaatcaaagtcagtgttatagaatatgacttatcaagtctcagttcgctgggtgaacaccggtGCCGGCtggcagtaaacatagcctagctagctggatacgatttcagtacagtaatatcaaagatccttgctccttctcaactctctggtaatattctagtcacaaaatacaaccaataatacggtaatgttaaatcttacttgtgaaaagtaatcccccgagccctgctttcgatggtccgccgatatgagcaggagtatgctccacagtgctctggcatcgttgcttctgctgctacgcaaataggagtatgaccggtcaaagatggcggccgtatttctcgcgccccagcagccaatgcggcgtctactctttattatgtctatgtcTGCAACGTCCTACTCTACCGGAAGTAGAATCAATAAACGCAGGCAGTACGTAGAACAAAACAAGCTTGCTAGATCGGCGTGTAAATGTCGATGTTATTTAACTAATAAAGGAGACTTGTTTTTGTTAGCTACAGCGAACTCATAGGTAGAGGTTAAGCgtgttcacattttatttttctgttgaacACAGTTGACGATCTATTTCAAGATGGGAGGAGGTGACCTCGTAAGTATGAGCTAATAATATTAACTAgtatgctagctaacaaagttaACGCTTGTTTTTAGCTAGCTGACATTGCATCTATTTATTTGGTTCATCAGTCAATTTGTTAGCTACTGTTGTTAACAAACTACGAATACGTTGTTAAATGCCTATTTTAACACACTCGAAATTGTGTGAAGTCATTTAAATGTTACTAATTTATCTAACGTTAAGTTTATAAATGGTCTAGTAACGCAAGGCTATCACTACCACACCAAAACCTATGCTTGTATATCTTCCTggttttatttaataatgtcTGACCTGTCCAATTTTGTATTAGAACTTGAAGAAGAGCTGGCATCCCCAGACTATGAAAAACATTGAGCGGGTATGGAAGGCAGAACAGAAACACGAGGCTGAGAGGAAAAAGATCGAGGAGCTTCAGAAGGAGCTGAAAGAAGAACGAGCTCGAGAAGATATAACCAGATTCGCACAGGAGACTGGAGCTCTAAAGTATGGCTTGGCTACAGTTGTGATAACTACTACCCTGTCTATTGGTTTAAAACCAAGTAGTTTGTGCtattttgtacatttctatGTTTAGTATTCCTTACCACAGACAAATGGACAGATTTGCTCTCCTTGGATGTTGTCACTAACACTAGACTACTCCAGGAAAAAAGATGACCGCTTAGACTGGATGTACCAGGGGCCAGGTGGTCAAGTGTCCCGTGATGAGTATCTCCTGGGACGCCCCATTGACAAGCAGATTACCCAACAGTATGAGGAACCAGAAGCTGGCCCATCCACCCAGACAGGCCTCCTTCCTGGGTCCATCTTCAACCCTTCCACACCTGCGTCTACACTTGACGTGGCTGCCAAGATCAGAGAGGACCCACTGTTTGAAATTCGGTTAGTCTGATCTACCATTTTATTATGTCTTGAATACAAAACATATTATAATGGGACATTTCTTAAAGGGGAACAACCGTCACATGGTCATCCCTCAAATGCCCAAGGTTCTTCAAAAAAATAGTGTTCTTATAAACTGACCATACCTTGTCTAAAGGGGAAATTATAAATGGAATTTATGTTCAGGTTTGCAACAGGTTATTTGGGGAGGGGGATTCAATGCACTGTCTGTTTTAATAGGCAAGAATAAATTGTTACTTTTGACTTCTAAATCAGTTGTTAGTGTGCTAGGTGGGACTTCTCAGATCAGAGATTTCAGGTGAATGATTTTGTTTCCCTTTAATGTATTTTAGGAagcgagaggaggagaagaaaagggAGGTATTAACAAATCCAGTGAAAATGAAGAAGATCAAGGAAATGGTACGTTTCTGTCCATTCAAGTTGGAATGAAATACTTTTCAGCCTCTTTCACTTGTTTCTTAAAGGCAGTTTtctacttatttatttttttagctgCGTCAGAATCTTGAAAAGAAAGacaagaaaaagaagaggaagaaggacAAGAAGGACAAGAAGGAGGacaaagagaggaggaaagagaaaaaagacaaGAAGCATAAGAGAAGGAGCTCAAGTTCTGAGGaagaagacagaaaacacaggtaTGCCTGAAACCATACTGTAATATAGGTTTCTCAGACCTTGAAATAGGATCTAATAATTTTCAGTTAGTAACTGTTTTGATCTTCCATACTTACTTTGTTTTGTCATGGTCTACCAAAAATCCAGTTTCCAACTTTTGTTGTTGATGGGACATATATGTTGGTTTGATAGTTTAACTATGTGATATCCCTTTGCATAGGCACCATTCTTACGAGGAATCCAAAGAAACAACCCACTCACATTCCCACCAACGCAGTGTCCCAGCTGGCTATGGACTGCAGGTCAATACCACTCAAACCTGTACACATTGACACCACAAATGACTGTCCCTAACTCTCTCTGTTCAATCTCCAAGCtatttaaatattaacatttcCTGTTCTCGCTTCTCAGTTTCCAGTTGGTAGGCATCATCATTTTGCAGAGCCTGCCAACCAATCTAGGCGCCGTTCTCAGGAGAGGAGCCGCTCCCGATCGGCTGAGAGGACTGACAGAAATGGCCATCACAAATCGGACGACCACTCATCCCACCGGACAGACACGTTCAGAGTTCCACAGTTCCAGCGCCCCAAGGCCCCCAGCCCACAGAAAGGTCGCTACCAAAGGCGTCAGAGCAGTACCACCAAGTAAGAATGCTCAGGATCAGTTGTATGTCCTAACGAGTGGACTAAACCAGACCACCACACCGTTTTTTTATAGTCCCTAACGTTGTCGGTGTGTTCTCTGGCAGACGTCTCTCCGATGAAGAGCTGGAGAAGAAGAGGCGAGAGATGATGGAGTTTGCCAAACAGAGAGACGACGAGCGAGAAAACAATGTTCAGAGATACAAACAACTGGatgagaaggagaaggagaaagagaaagttgGCAAGCATGATCCCAACGCTGGCTTCATCCAGTAAGTGTCGGTCTCACACACAAGTGACCAAAATGCATGCTTAACATTAGCTGATGTGTCCAATCTTTtaaaattgtttgtttttcccccTGCAGCAAAATGAAATTGGAGAGTGCTTCCACTTCTTCTTTGGAGGACCGAGTCAAGAGGAACATCCACTCCATACAGAGGACTCCTGCTTCCCTGGAAAGTAATTTTATGAGGAGATGAGAACTGGAATGGGTGGATTGAGAAGAGGGTTAAATCACACCAGCTACCAGATGGAAATATGTGCAAAGGTTGCCAGGTCAGCCAATGACGTATAACATGAACACACTGCAGACTCTGGCGAGGCACTATACCTCTGCAGTCCAATGGATCCAATGTCCTCTATATGGCAGAACCAACTTGAGCCATTTAACAGCAAGCCATACTCTTTTTATGAAACGAACAATGCTAgatttattatatattgttgGAAAATATGTTGTATTCGCTGTAAAGGTTAGAATTACAGTAACTactcatcaaacacacacacacacaactcttttgtaaattgtatatcttaaataaaacaaatagtttCTAATGCTTTTCCAGAGTTGGGTTTCACAACCTTCAGAAAACGATATTTCTTGAAATTCATGAAGATTGCCTTAGTAAAAATGTACTCACCATCATTGACATGCAtcagaaaatataattattttagaaTGTATTTCTGCCAGTATGGAAGGCTGTTACAGCCAATGAAATTTGTTTTGGAACTTGTTTCAATTTTACAAAGGTTATTATGCAGGCTCGTGTATTTGCGCTGGCAAATAcctcctggttgagcaagcattATAGGAagcatgcccccatacacatcgatggagctaaAGTGCAGAGTCTCTGAATTCTCAGTGTGTTCATCAaggatgacctcacctggtccagacaAGCGAACTCGCCAATGAAAACTGCCTGAAAACGACAAGAAAtgtggcatgtctgtaaaaacccaccaacttctacaggtgcccCATTGAAAGTATCCTCTCTGGCTGcgttactgcctggtacggcagctgcttcGCTGAGGACCGCAAGTCCCTGCAGGGGGTGGTAAAGTCTGTGGAGTGTGTCAgcagctgccatctcccctccacacaaggcatctaccacacaCGATGCTGTAGGAGAGCACAGAATATCATCAAAGATtgagccacccaggctatggtctgttcacactgctgtcTGGTCAACTCTACCGGAGCATCGGGGCAAGCATTTCCAGACGCACATGTTTTcacctcaggccataaggctcctcaaccagcaatactgatcacacacaaatgtttcagATGCTCAGATGTCCTTTCAGATACACTTAAtggacattagaatattcctttgcatgtaccattcataagcatatacACCCCCCCACGCTTTCTCAAACTGTTAGTTTACAGTGTTATGCATATTATTGccatatttataatattcaatacttctaccaatatttctgctagtttacagtactcttctaaactgctgctagtgcaCGGTGTTAATTATATTATTGTTCACCTTTTTTGCTGTTtgtagtatttattttcttatttaattCTCACTACCTATTTGTGTTGTGCTATGCgcccattcataagcttattacatTCATATGTATCTATACTATTCTATACTATAaaataattctaccaaattacattcatatattattgccatacttgccatatctgtaatgttcagtaatactacccagattgctgctagtgtacagtactctttttaatcTGCTgcaaatgtacagtgttatgtattattgctttataattgttttttttggctattttttttcattttgttgcttatgtatttgtcttcttaattcttactatagtcctcgggtgccatgtcaagaatttaattgtgcaggatgacgctgtgtagttcggtgcatttgacatatAAACCTTGAAACTAATTATTCATGACGAAATTTGCTTGCTAATTAAAATAAGGCCATTGGTCTAAGTATATTTCATAATATCTTGACGATAGCAATGTTGTTTTCAACTAAATATTAGCTTACTTTAGCAATGTTGTAGTAGCCTATTTCCAAcgtttgtttaatattttcattctaaccaacacacacacgaacagtTCATAGCTGCTGCCACCATAAAGGCTTCTTCTGTTTCACTGTTCATTCATATTTTGACTGTTCcctttcaatattttttttttgacacaACACATTGAGTACCCGCTCTTGCCTTGCTCTACAAACATTACTTTTAAGGCCAAAGAGGGCTTAAGCCCATCGGAAGCCTTTCCTATTAAGTTATATACCCTTGGCTCGGCCCCAGATCTTCTGCTTTTCAACCCATTTGTGTACTTTCCCTGCTGGGCGATGTTGTTAAAGTTGTTATTGTAACATTTCCTCCAAAACACTGCTAATGCTTTTTGACTGGATAGCAATGACTAAGAGGTCCAGCAGTAAGTTAATGATGGCTTCCAAGCCAGATTTAAACATGTCCTATGTTGTATTTCTTAAACATCCCTTCCACTCAGAAGCATTGCCTGGTGTGTTTCAACTAGGTAATGCTTCTGCATTTCTCCCTTTGAAGTTTGAAGTAATGCAATAACATATGGGATAGGTAAGGGTTTTATTATAGGTTTGACAGAagcagaaaaatgtgtttcaacaaaCCAGCTGTCACCAGAAAGTTTTCTCAGGGATTTATAGCATTTAATCATTATTATAACCTTATCTTGTCGCAATAACTCTACAGCACTGTAGGGAAAGTGAAGCCTAGAATCGAGGCGAGAGTTGTACCATCCAGTGAGCCAAAAGATAAAGATAAAGACAGGCATTCTCTGACGCACATCTTGCCAAGCCATTCTGTTTTTGCATTCTGTTGAATGGCCCATACTTTTTCAATGTATCTCTTAACTAAAATGAGATACATAATAACAGATACATAATAGTGTTTTCTGTCatagtttacatttttctcaATTCCTCTTTCGCTTTTGCACGCTTCAACCAATCTAGGTAAAATGTAGACAATCCGTTTACATGTTACTACCGGTTACTACCCGAAATGGTTTACAGAGCCAATTGCCGTGTAGTATTCAATGACGTTTCACACAGCACGTTCGCTAGGTTCCTGGTTGTTCGAAATCGTGTAGTCACTGCGAGTCACAGTGGGGTTGTTACCGCACTCATTCAAAATAGTgtacatttacaatatatttcAAAGACGTTGAGGAAGACACCG
Above is a window of Esox lucius isolate fEsoLuc1 chromosome 9, fEsoLuc1.pri, whole genome shotgun sequence DNA encoding:
- the cwc25 gene encoding pre-mRNA-splicing factor CWC25 homolog isoform X1 — translated: MGGGDLNLKKSWHPQTMKNIERVWKAEQKHEAERKKIEELQKELKEERAREDITRFAQETGALKKKDDRLDWMYQGPGGQVSRDEYLLGRPIDKQITQQYEEPEAGPSTQTGLLPGSIFNPSTPASTLDVAAKIREDPLFEIRKREEEKKREVLTNPVKMKKIKEMLRQNLEKKDKKKKRKKDKKDKKEDKERRKEKKDKKHKRRSSSSEEEDRKHRHHSYEESKETTHSHSHQRSVPAGYGLQFPVGRHHHFAEPANQSRRRSQERSRSRSAERTDRNGHHKSDDHSSHRTDTFRVPQFQRPKAPSPQKGRYQRRQSSTTKRLSDEELEKKRREMMEFAKQRDDERENNVQRYKQLDEKEKEKEKVGKHDPNAGFIHKMKLESASTSSLEDRVKRNIHSIQRTPASLESNFMRR
- the cwc25 gene encoding pre-mRNA-splicing factor CWC25 homolog isoform X2, with protein sequence MYQGPGGQVSRDEYLLGRPIDKQITQQYEEPEAGPSTQTGLLPGSIFNPSTPASTLDVAAKIREDPLFEIRKREEEKKREVLTNPVKMKKIKEMLRQNLEKKDKKKKRKKDKKDKKEDKERRKEKKDKKHKRRSSSSEEEDRKHRHHSYEESKETTHSHSHQRSVPAGYGLQFPVGRHHHFAEPANQSRRRSQERSRSRSAERTDRNGHHKSDDHSSHRTDTFRVPQFQRPKAPSPQKGRYQRRQSSTTKRLSDEELEKKRREMMEFAKQRDDERENNVQRYKQLDEKEKEKEKVGKHDPNAGFIHKMKLESASTSSLEDRVKRNIHSIQRTPASLESNFMRR